The window gaaaaaaaaaaggtaaatacaGCAAgagaaatggaaagaaaagaCATGCTGGAGGACATACTTTGGAGCGCTGAGAAGAAAGGGAAGTGTTGGGTTTGGGAGAGGGAGGGGTGAACAGTGTGTGCCGGTCGTAAGGCGGACACACCTCCTCTCTCTGCCCGGGTGGAGTGATGAAGAGATGAAATGAGAGGGAAAGAAGGAACAAGGAGAAAGAGCTGATTACAAACGTGAAGAGAGATGACGTGCTCAACGGGAGCTCTGGCGCAGAGGAGGCGACGCTGGCGTTACCTTGAGAGAGGACATCAAGTTGCTTTGGCTTTCAGTGTCTGACATGTCGTCGAAGAAAGGCTGCAGACTGGGCGGAGCAGTGTGCGGCAGGCTGGGCTGCGGAGCGCCGTTGGTATCCAAGTGCAGGCCTGGCTTCTGTCCCTGAGGAAAGAGAGTGACCAACACATTTAGACAGGAAAAAccttaaattacatttttttaacattttcatcAAATTCGCATTCAGGTTTGATCGGCTTTGAGGGTTTTTACACGCATCTGCGGTGACACCTTGTGGTGTGATGAAGTGCTGCGTTGCGTCGTGGCCACAAAGTTGCATTGCATTCATTTGGCAGATACTTTGTCCAAAGCGGCTTACACCTTCATTTATTAAATGAAGTAAAACCCAATTCCCAAAAAGCCGGAACCCTTtgtaaaatggaaataaaaacaatttgtaAATCTAACGGACCACCATGTTTATTCACAGTAGAACGTTGTAAACCCGTTGAATGTTTGAAGTGAGGTATGTgacgtttttgtgaaaaatatcagccatcaaatttaagatgagccagatttaaaaaaaaaaaaaaaaaaaaataggaaaagatCTCCAAACCTTTTGAGTTGGGGCAGTAATTTATCACAAAGGTTCAAATCGGGCTGTACCTTTTTCTCTGGTGGGCTCACGGGCTCGGTCTCTGGCTGCTCTTTTGATTGGCTGGCAGTGCTGGGGAGTTTACTTGGAGTTGACTGCAATCTCTGAAAAACGAAAAATCGCAGATGAATGTTTTGTTGTGGTTTTACGAGGCTGTTCGCAGCCCACCGGAGTGCAACGTCCCCTGTACCTGCAGCTTGATGCGTCCGTTTGTTTTGGCCAATGAGGACACTCCGTTCTGTCCGTCTGCGGTGTGACTGGTGAGAGCGATCAGGTAGTGATTGCCGTTGCTGTCGGTAACCAGCGTGGGTGTGCCGTTGGCCTTGAGGAGGTCTAATGAAATGGCTTGAGTCTGAAGAGGAGTGCCGTTCTGTTGGTTGATGACGACAGGAGTCACCTGGAAACGCAGATCAAACACCATCATTCAGGACTTTCCCGGCACTCcagttattttattattatttttctaaatCAAACTTTTAGTTGCACGTATTCCTGAACGGAGCAGTGTCTCGTCACCTGTTGTGAGGTGGCTGCTGCCGTCTGCCGTTTCTGCTGCAGCCTCTGCAGAGCCCTCAGCTGCTTCCTCTGCTGGGTCTGGCTCGCTGCAGGCTTCGGGCTCGTCGCCGTCTGGTTTTGGATCTGCACCTGTACCTGTTTCAGCAGAACCTGGTTCTTCTGCTGAGCTTGGACCTGCCCTTGGGTTTGTTTGACCTGGCTTTGCTGCATCAGCTTCTGTTGTGCGAGTTTCTGCTGCGCTAACTTCTGCTGGGCCTGGAGCTGTTTCTGTTGGGTCTGCTGGATgatgagctgctgcagctgctgctgctgctgaagcaggATTTGAGCCTCTTTCTTCTGCTGCATCTGCTGTTTTTGAGGGTTCGGTTTGACCTCTGCCACTTTCTGCAGCTGCACCcgactctgcagttgtttgaGTTGTGGCTGCTGCTTCTGTTGTTCAGCTTGCTGGGCCTGCAGCCGATGAATCTGCTGCAGTCTCAGCAGAGTCTCCTGAGAGCACTGCATCTGCTGGACCGGCCTCTTTGTCTGGGCCTCCTCTGTTACTCCCTCCATGCCTTCCTCGGGCTCCACCTCCTTCTTCACTGTCAGCACGATGCCATTAGGGAGCGTGGGGGGCTGAATGGCTGAGGCTTTTATTAGAGTTTGGATTTTGAACTCTGGGGACATTCTGCTCTTTTCACTTCCTTCCTTCTTCACCATTATCCCACTTGCCATCTTACCCTGCTCCAGCTGGGACCTCAGGGTCTCCACCAgcctctgcttctgcctcagcATCCTGGTTAGCTCCTCGATTTGTTTGTCCTTCTCCTGGAGCATCTGGTCTTTGTCCATAGTGTCTGAGGCAGCTCCAAACTGGGGCTCTGGAGGCTGGACTGATGCAGGTGAAGACCTGGAGAAGCTGCATGAGCTCTGAATCTCCTCTTTGACTACAGAAAGAGGAGAGACGTTTGACGGGTGCTGAGGAGAAGGGTGGAGGGTGAGCTGGGTGAGGGGAGAACTCACCTGAAAGACAATAAAACAATTAGAGGTTGTTAGTGGGAGCCAAATAGAgtcaaacattttttctactGATGACAAACAAGTGAATCAGCTTGTGGATCTCACCATCTCCCCAAACGTGTCTCCATTACAGCTCGTCTCATCTGGACTCATCCCGGCCAGCGATCGCTCCGATGGCGTAGGTGACACTGGAGGGCTGGAGCTCGTGCTGCCAAATCGCATGACCCGCCCTGGGACCGCATGAGCCAGCGAGGACAAGGCTAACCTGAACCCGCCGTCTATGGATGGCTGGTCAGGGGTGGAAGTTGTGTTCGGAGAAGACGGGGTGGTGCTAGCAGCTGAGGTGGCGCCCAGCAGGCTGTACTGCGATGTGCCGTTTTTCATAACCGCGGTGGTGCCGCCGTTTTGCTCCTGGTAGTTGCGGAGCCTCTCAATGAGATCATTCTTTGTGCCCGAGACGGTCAAACCACGCAatttcagttcttgtttcaactcAGCAACCTGGAGGATGAGAAACCATAGCAGCACTCATATAGCAGCAGGTACTGACTCAAAGTCAGAACTTACCAACACAAGAAAGGCTCAGTTCAGCTGAACTTCTAACTTCTATAACTCACACCTTTTTTCATAGTTTGGCTGGTCCTTCGACTTATAGTCAGGTGTGACTTATATTTcgaaatatatataatttaacatgtttttaatagggctgggactttagcgagttaatttcgattaattaactacacacatattagcgcgttaaaaaaaataacgcattttaatcgcacactaatttttttttatttatttattttttaaatacagacggatggaagcgtcgacaagagcgtgcttgtgtgcagattatgcaacaaggaattcgcgtatcaccgcagcgtatcaagcctcaaatatcacctcaacgctaaacatgtagcagctagcgtggaagctaacgggggcccaacgcagcttaacatccaagattctatatactgtgttttcatgcatgctacattcagatttcaaatagggatatgttctgtgtttgttgaaatattgttgaaaatgttaattttctaaaggataaagtatatgcgattaaaatgcgattcatttcgattaattcatttcaaagcctgtagttaacacgattaaaaattttaatagagtcacagccctagtttttaaatgttaacTCATACTGACTGACATGAACCGAGGAGTAAACATTAATATCTGACTTTGCTTTTTTGCTTCTTGGTGTTACTGCTTCATGCAACACAATTCGCGTCTCTATCAGAGCACGGACAACCGTGTGTCAGAAACTGCCGGCAGACTTCCAAGCCAAGGTCGACAGTTTCCGTGAACTCATTGAAAAGCAGGTCTTGGATCTTGGGGAATAAATTTCTAAATAAATGCCGCATATAGTCCGGAAAAAACAGTGTATATATTTCCAAAATGGCTAATGATGATTTGAAGACTTCAAATCATTTCTGAATTCAGCTGCAGTTCTATGCAAAGTTTTCCTAGAAAACAAAGTCTCTGATCATATTGGATGAAGCAATGACATcaaagaaaagacaaagaaacatCCATCATAAAGCACCGAGGGCAAATGTTCTGTGTGAATGAACCTTTATTTGTCCACTGTTTTGCACATCTGAGTGTGCAAATGTTGCCAAATGTTgtgcaactgtgtgtgtgtatttgttaaGGCGAATCTCTTTGTGTTTCCGCATGCTTTAATGTCATCAGCGCACCAGTGAAGTTTGGGTGATTCGCTTTACTTGCATTTACATTGGAAGAAATCTTACTACGCATATTTGTGTTGTGACTCAGATCTGTTAATGATCCGAAATGTGCCAGCATGCATTTGGGTTCTGCCCTTTTCTACTGCAGCTGCTGCCCTCCCGCGTCTATGAGCACATGCTGTACTTTTATGACAAAACACTGACGCAATGAGTCGTCTGTGCAAACTCCACTAAGACGGTGAGCGGTGTGTATTTACCCAGCAGCGAGTGCTGCAGAGGGCAGCTGACAGACAGGATATTCTTGTGAACCATCATAAAGCACCAAGAACACAGTTTTCTTTAATATACACATATAAGCTAAAAAGGATTCATTTCTGGTACCGAGTAAAGCTTTCTAATTTACCTTGAACTCATCCAGGTTGGCTGGTAGAGTAGCTGGTTTGGCTCCTCCCACTGCTGCTTGGATCTGACGGGCCGTGGAGGTCTGACTTGAGGGGGCCGCGTTGGTTGTTGTGTGAGCGCTGCGGGAGGGGGAGGGACCGGAGCCGGTTGTGGGAGTCTGGTCGGTTTGCGGCCTGAgcggagacacaaaacattaaaGCTGTGTCataggagagagagagagagagagtagcATACATCTATCCTCCTTCCCTGCCATAGCCCGCACACTGCGACAGAAACCGGTTAATGCGGATACGATTAATGGTAAATGTGGAAATTAGTGTCCTCGAGTGGCTGTCGCTTCCAATTTTAGAACTATAAAACAGCCATGAAATAGTTTTAGTCACTGACATGTTTATTTCCAACTGCACcacaagtcactgatgttaaaCGGTCATGTGACACTGAAGAGATCATTTTTAAACTCGACTTCTGCTTTCAGCGACAGCCTCTGTCGTCTCACCCAAACAACCACTGAagtggaaagaaagaaaaaaaaataatatatatatatatatatatatctctctctctctctgaaagGCCTGGAGGGGACCACAATTAGTCATTCGCACTTCCACACACACCACAGCCTGCTATGCTTGCCACTTACTTGGGCGGGGCAGGCAGGATGGTGTGGTAGTTgtagtgctgctgctgctgactgaGAATCTGCAGCTGCAGGAAGAGCTGCTGCTGGTGGAGCAGCTTCGCATAAGATGAATCCATCTGAGGCGGGCGCTCCTTGTCTGCCTTCTGGTCTGGAGGGATGTACTGATGGTACTTCAGCTTCTTCACCTTCACCGAGGAGACCAACGGGGAAAATGAGACGACTAAACTCTGGAAATATTTTCACACTGTTCAAAGGAATCGGGAGCTTGAAATGAATTCTGTCTTGAGTTGGTGTGACATTCTGGATGGTCAACTTTAACTTCTGCCATAATGACAGTAAAGGATCTGGTAGTTTCAGCTATGAAATGAAGACTGTTTTCTAATTTTACGTTTTCCTGTGGTTGCAGGAAATGTCATCTCTTCCTCTTTCACCAAAGATTTCTCTGAACACAAAGTATAATTACTTTAAATGTCAAAATGCAGAGGTAACAGAGAACCATCTGTTCTACTTTTCAAAAGGAACCGACACCAAACCCACAAAGAGGCCTTCCAATTCTGAGGATTCACATTGAATATTactcacccttttttttttttttttttttttttttttttttaaataatctaaTGGACAACATGCAAAATGAACACCCACGAGCTTAAAACGAAATCCTGACAGCTTTCCTCTGTTTTCCTTTACCCTGTCAGAGCTATAAATTCTGTGTCAGTGTGCTGAAacgacagtgtggaacaaagctCTTGCTGACCTTGGGTTTGTTGTCCTTTGGCTTCTTCGGTCTCTGTGGGGGACGGTCTGAACTTGTCTTGGCCTGAGACTGCAGGCAGAAAACCGTGAGAAAtcgggttgggggggggggggggggggtggtgaGGAAATGAAGAGATGAAGAAGGGTGAGCCGGTTATAGCTGCTCCACAAATAGAGATTAAGGTCACAATAATTCCAAAGTCTTGAAATCTACAGAATGTTCAACTAGAAAATTCTCTGTTATCAACACCAACATACTTTGACTTGTCCAGAAGAGGAGCGGGAGGATGCCGAGGTCAGTGCTGCCCCGTTAGTTATCTTAGGGAGCGGAGAAGAATCTGACCCCGTCCCTGGGGGAGGAGGTGccggaggaggtggaggtgggggcTGTGTAAGAAACTGATGAGAGGACGCGTTTAAAATCCCGTTCAGGTTCAAATGATCCTCATTGGATTCAGCTGATTCGACCGTCATGACATGTTGAAATACCTGTGTGGGGGACATCTCCCCGTTCTGCGTGAGCGCATCGGAGGGAGACAGCTGCGCGGCCGCACTCAGGGGAGAGTCGTGATTGGTTAGCTGGTCTGGTGACAGAGCATCGCTGCTGTCTTCATCTAAAGATGAGCTCTCCCCCCCGCCTCCCTTTGGGGAATCTGTGATGGAGCAGAAATGTTTACAGACTCAATGAAAGAACATATCTGTCGAGGCGTCTTTATGTGTGAACTTCAGTGGCTCCCAGAGTGTGAGAACGGCTTGCAAAGTTTGGCCTCGATTCATGGCTTCCCCACAGCGCGTAAAAGCGAAACGAAGTTGCTGCTGTTAAGCGATCAGGAATGACTAATTCTACAGTGGGTTCTGCATCTAATCTCATGAAACAGGACTATGTCCAAACCCAGCTGCTGTGTAATTTCTGTGTAATTGTTTTCAATTTTATCACATCTCCGAGGATCAGGAATCCCGAGGCTGCTACAACAGCAGTGGAGGGTGTATTCACACACTCAGCCGCGTGTAAACCAGAATGTTGCGATTGCTTAAGGTACGCGAGTCCAGATGGGACGTCAATCATATTTTAAAAAACTGCACACAAAGTCATTAGTAGAGTGGCAAACATGCTTTAACTTGAATGCATCCTATGTCGTCAGCGCAGGGCAAATGTTCCGTGTGAATGAACCTTTATTTGTCCACTGTTTTGCACATCTGAGTGTGCAAGTGTTGCCAAATGTTgtgcaactgtgtgtgtgtatttgttaaGGCGAATCTCTTTGTGTTTCCGCATGCTTTAATGTCATCAGCGCACCAGTGAAGTTTGGGTGATTCGCTTTACTTGCATTAACATTGGAAGAAATCTTACTACGCATATTTGTGTTGTGACTCAGATCTGTTAATGATCCGAAATGTGCCAGCATGCATTTGGGTTCTGCCCTTTTCTACTGCAGCTGCTGCCCTCCCGCGTCTATGAGCACATGCTGTACTTTTATGACAAAACACTGACGCAATGAGTCGTCTGTGCAAACTCCACTAAGACGGTGAGCGGTGTGTATTTACCCAGCAGCGAGTGCTGCAGAGGGCAGCTGACAGACAGGATGTTCTTGTGAACCAGCTCGATGGGACCTGGTCTGTGAGAGATCTTGTCATTGAGGTCGTCGGCCAGACGCGCTCTCTTCAGCTGCATCTGCTTGGCCTGCAGAGACGGCTCTGCCGACGTCTCTGCGGAGGGAACAGCAGGGCGTCAAGTGGGAGCTACAACAAGCAATTCTTTAACACTCTGATTTTGAGGATCTGCTCAAATTATTGTAACAGGAAGTTGGCTTTCTGAAGATGAGAGATATTGAACTTCAGGTCTGTTTTACCACTTCCTCCATTAGAATCAAAATGATTGAAACTGATAACACCCGTTACACTCGTCTTTTAAACTAAAGCATTGACGGACCCAATATTTGCTGCGAGCGTTTCTTTTTCCTGTAGTGTGCCAAAAACTGTGACGCACAGAGCTCCGTTCATCTTTTCAttgatctattattattataattctTAATCTATTCACAATGCAAGAAAGGAAAAATGGACGGATCAAGCAGCGAGACTAGAACAAGGAAAAGGAAACACTGGGTCCATCTCACCTGGCGTTAAGCGCGAGTGTCTCACCAGCTAACAAATCAACTGCAGAATTAGCCCAATTGATGCAGGCTACTTCAGTAGGTCAGTGATCTGTCTGCTG of the Odontesthes bonariensis isolate fOdoBon6 chromosome 23, fOdoBon6.hap1, whole genome shotgun sequence genome contains:
- the mrtfab gene encoding myocardin related transcription factor Ab isoform X7, which gives rise to MFSNSGLSVTLATLDSHKGEEPSPGTMEVAGTPGSALSPQSEAVTNELQDLSLQPAPNLLPLQERKNVLQLKLQQRRTREELVSQGIMPPLKSPAAFHEQRRSLERARTEDYLKRKIRSRPERSELVRMHILEETSAEPSLQAKQMQLKRARLADDLNDKISHRPGPIELVHKNILSVSCPLQHSLLDSPKGGGGESSSLDEDSSDALSPDQLTNHDSPLSAAAQLSPSDALTQNGEMSPTQFLTQPPPPPPPAPPPPGTGSDSSPLPKITNGAALTSASSRSSSGQVKSQAKTSSDRPPQRPKKPKDNKPKVKKLKYHQYIPPDQKADKERPPQMDSSYAKLLHQQQLFLQLQILSQQQQHYNYHTILPAPPKPQTDQTPTTGSGPSPSRSAHTTTNAAPSSQTSTARQIQAAVGGAKPATLPANLDEFKVAELKQELKLRGLTVSGTKNDLIERLRNYQEQNGGTTAVMKNGTSQYSLLGATSAASTTPSSPNTTSTPDQPSIDGGFRLALSSLAHAVPGRVMRFGSTSSSPPVSPTPSERSLAGMSPDETSCNGDTFGEMVSSPLTQLTLHPSPQHPSNVSPLSVVKEEIQSSCSFSRSSPASVQPPEPQFGAASDTMDKDQMLQEKDKQIEELTRMLRQKQRLVETLRSQLEQGKMASGIMVKKEGSEKSRMSPEFKIQTLIKASAIQPPTLPNGIVLTVKKEVEPEEGMEGVTEEAQTKRPVQQMQCSQETLLRLQQIHRLQAQQAEQQKQQPQLKQLQSRVQLQKVAEVKPNPQKQQMQQKKEAQILLQQQQQLQQLIIQQTQQKQLQAQQKLAQQKLAQQKLMQQSQVKQTQGQVQAQQKNQVLLKQVQVQIQNQTATSPKPAASQTQQRKQLRALQRLQQKRQTAAATSQQVTPVVINQQNGTPLQTQAISLDLLKANGTPTLVTDSNGNHYLIALTSHTADGQNGVSSLAKTNGRIKLQRLQSTPSKLPSTASQSKEQPETEPVSPPEKKGQKPGLHLDTNGAPQPSLPHTAPPSLQPFFDDMSDTESQSNLMSSLKQENGVNSQQMDDLFDILLKSGEIPGFKANPDPSLAPLQSDPPSPSAAPSPLHLSPPTPTESLISPRSSCTSSGRLEDFLESTTGTPLLGMEADGGLTLIDDLHSQMLSTPSILEHSPSPMDTSDLGFSPHSAGLDFGDPALDSMDWLDISMVGSANGGSDGNGGGAGGAAAGERDGGTSLAPLAPHTPQSVFSTDFLDSTDLQLHWESCL